One bacterium genomic window carries:
- a CDS encoding YcxB family protein — protein MLEYRIVLTEQDYIRFNQYHITHSANGKKAILLLRLLMPIISLCALLIFVVADADPTLILIEAIVLGLLSIYFIFYGKKMLLKSVAKN, from the coding sequence ATGCTTGAATACAGAATCGTTTTAACAGAACAAGACTACATCAGATTTAATCAATACCACATAACACATAGTGCAAATGGTAAGAAAGCAATATTATTGTTAAGACTCTTAATGCCTATTATCTCTTTATGCGCATTACTTATTTTTGTGGTTGCTGATGCTGATCCAACACTGATATTAATCGAAGCTATCGTTTTAGGTCTTTTATCCATATACTTTATCTTCTATGGTAAAAAGATGCTTTTAAAATCAGTCGCTAAAAATA